In Astatotilapia calliptera chromosome 20, fAstCal1.2, whole genome shotgun sequence, one genomic interval encodes:
- the rnf114 gene encoding E3 ubiquitin-protein ligase RNF114 has product MPCKIAQIKTDNLVDFSCVAITFFHPSLDRFCHSCLQECLRPQKPVCAVCRGAPGHWTKAAQLEALIQSSVAACKGCGTQVGLSKMRSHTAACSKYQEYIEEGVRTTAQSQPAIVSSVPNRYTFTCPYCNCQNLDQDGLVEHCTTQHARDARQVVCPICASMPWGDPNYRSADFFQHLKIRHTFSYDTFVDYSTDEHTMIQEALQRSLMDH; this is encoded by the exons ATGCCCTGTAAG ATAGCTCAGATTAAAACTGACAATTTAGTTGATTTCTCTTGTGTAGCAATCACATTCTTTCACCCATCTCTTGACAGGTTTTGCCACAGTTGTTTGCAGGAATGTCTGCGTCCACAGAAGCCCGTTTGTGCTGTATGTCGAGGTGCTCCGGGCCACTGGACTAAAGCTGCTCAACTCGAGGCACTTATTCAATCTTCTGTGGCAGCTTGTAAGGGTTGTGGCACACAG GTTGGGCTTTCTAAGATGAGAAGCCACACAGCTGCCTGTTCAAAATACCAGGAGTACATTGAGGAGGGAGTCAGGACAACTGCCCAGAGTCAGCCTGCCATCGTCAG TTCAGTGCCAAATCGCTACACCTTCACCTGCCCCTACTGCAACTGCCAGAACCTCGACCAGGATGGCCTGGTTGAACATTGCACAACCCAACATGCTCGAGATGCACGCCAagtg gtGTGCCCCATCTGTGCCTCGATGCCTTGGGGGGATCCTAACTACAGGAGTGCTGACTTTTTCCAGCACCTGAAGATCAGACACACTTTCTCCTATGATACATTTGTT GATTATTCCACAGATGAGCACACAATGATTCAGGAGGCTTTACAGCGCTCCCTTATGGACCACTGA